A genomic region of Desulfosarcina ovata subsp. ovata contains the following coding sequences:
- a CDS encoding class I SAM-dependent methyltransferase, producing the protein MFEDLEKINERPEPFQYYTASDLWTDEHTSKQMLSFHLNEAIDVSSRNAEFINRSVEWIAYEFNIGRDFKIADFGCGPGLYAAPLAKRGANVTGIDFSGRSIECAKEIATREKLNISYVKQNYLEFETEDRFDLVLMIMCDFCALSSTQRKKILSKFHRILKPGGSVLLDVYSLAAFEQREEVATYEVNQLNGFWSPNKYYGFLNTFKYDEEKVVLDKYTIFESDRARQVYNWLQHFAPEDLERKFIAAGFSVKGQYSDVAGTPYDRKSGEFAVIAKRV; encoded by the coding sequence ATGTTTGAAGATCTGGAGAAGATTAACGAACGGCCTGAACCGTTTCAATATTACACTGCAAGCGATCTATGGACCGACGAACATACATCAAAGCAGATGCTATCGTTCCACCTCAACGAGGCTATCGACGTTTCTTCGCGAAACGCGGAATTCATAAATCGATCTGTGGAATGGATCGCATATGAGTTCAACATCGGCAGGGACTTCAAAATAGCTGATTTTGGCTGTGGTCCTGGATTGTATGCAGCACCTTTGGCGAAACGCGGAGCGAATGTGACTGGCATTGATTTCTCGGGGAGGTCCATTGAGTGCGCAAAGGAAATCGCAACCCGCGAGAAGTTGAATATCAGCTACGTGAAGCAGAACTATCTGGAGTTTGAAACCGAGGACCGATTCGATCTTGTCCTGATGATCATGTGCGATTTCTGCGCCCTCAGCTCAACACAAAGAAAAAAGATTCTAAGCAAATTCCACAGGATTCTAAAACCGGGCGGTTCGGTCCTGCTTGATGTATATTCCCTGGCGGCATTTGAACAGAGGGAAGAGGTCGCGACATATGAGGTGAATCAGCTAAACGGATTCTGGTCACCGAACAAGTATTACGGCTTTTTAAATACCTTCAAATACGATGAAGAGAAGGTAGTGCTGGACAAGTACACAATTTTTGAGTCTGATCGAGCAAGACAGGTGTACAACTGGTTACAACATTTTGCACCCGAGGATCTTGAGAGGAAGTTTATAGCGGCTGGCTTTTCTGTTAAGGGGCAATATTCAGACGTCGCGGGAACCCCATATGATCGAAAATCGGGCGAATTTGCAGTCATCGCCAAGAGGGTGTAG
- a CDS encoding site-specific integrase — translation MKPTDFATHLTGFLSVYLPRQKNASNNTIASYRDTFKLLLRYCQEEKDIPAEKLNMGMLTHVMIADFLEWLEKKRKCSTATRNQRLAAIHSFFRYAQYEEPSGILHFQKVIAIPVKKASKPSAPHLTPEAMKFLLSQPDKMTVKGRRNLTLLSVLYDSGCRVQELADLRVRDVVVDNPALLILTGKGNKMRRVPLMKNTLTLLQHYLQEHSLDKDWKKDYPLFVNKHRSKLTKEGIAYIISQYVVSAKKISASMPEKVTPHMFRHSKAMHLLQAGVSLIYIRDFLGHEDIKTTEIYAKCDTELKRQAIENAYPTLVDSNLPDWNKDAALLEWLSNLK, via the coding sequence ATGAAACCTACTGATTTTGCAACTCACCTTACTGGATTTCTTTCCGTGTATCTGCCTCGACAGAAAAATGCCAGTAACAATACGATAGCATCCTACCGTGATACCTTTAAATTGCTACTCCGTTACTGTCAGGAAGAGAAGGATATACCTGCCGAAAAGCTGAACATGGGCATGCTGACCCATGTAATGATTGCTGATTTTCTCGAATGGCTTGAAAAGAAACGTAAATGTAGCACTGCAACCCGTAACCAAAGGCTTGCAGCCATACATTCCTTTTTCAGGTATGCTCAATACGAGGAACCATCAGGAATCCTTCATTTCCAAAAGGTCATTGCCATACCGGTCAAGAAGGCCTCCAAGCCGTCGGCGCCACATCTGACACCGGAGGCGATGAAATTTTTGCTGTCACAGCCGGATAAAATGACCGTGAAAGGCCGACGAAACCTGACGCTTTTGAGTGTTCTTTATGATTCAGGATGCAGAGTGCAGGAATTAGCCGATCTCAGGGTACGGGATGTTGTAGTGGACAATCCGGCACTGCTTATCCTCACTGGAAAAGGCAATAAGATGCGCAGAGTTCCTCTAATGAAAAATACTCTGACCTTGCTTCAACATTACCTTCAGGAGCATTCCCTTGATAAAGATTGGAAAAAGGACTATCCGCTTTTTGTCAACAAGCATCGTAGCAAACTCACTAAGGAAGGCATTGCCTACATCATCTCTCAGTATGTTGTTTCGGCGAAAAAGATATCTGCAAGCATGCCGGAAAAAGTGACGCCACATATGTTTCGCCACAGCAAAGCAATGCACCTGCTGCAGGCTGGCGTTAGCCTTATCTATATCAGGGATTTTCTCGGACATGAGGATATCAAAACCACCGAAATTTACGCAAAGTGTGATACCGAATTGAAACGTCAGGCCATCGAAAACGCCTATCCAACTCTGGTAGATAGCAATCTTCCCGATTGGAATAAAGACGCTGCATTGTTGGAATGGCTTTCAAATCTGAAGTAG
- the yefM gene encoding YoeB-YefM toxin-antitoxin system antitoxin YefM — MEAITYTAARQNLAKTMEKVCRDRAPIIVTRKSSESVVIMSLEDYEALEETAYLLRSPKNTRRLIESIAQLENGKGDEKELIE, encoded by the coding sequence ATGGAAGCCATAACCTATACAGCGGCAAGGCAAAACCTTGCGAAAACAATGGAAAAAGTTTGCAGAGACCGTGCCCCGATAATTGTTACACGTAAATCCTCTGAATCTGTAGTTATTATGTCCCTTGAGGACTATGAAGCCCTTGAAGAGACTGCTTACCTTTTACGGTCACCCAAAAACACAAGACGTCTAATTGAATCCATTGCTCAACTTGAAAATGGCAAAGGTGATGAAAAGGAGCTCATAGAGTGA
- a CDS encoding reverse transcriptase domain-containing protein gives MNIKPQQMEMFVASRLAESLGGREQLLELILERRNVLRAMNQVIANKGAPGVDGMKTNHLKGYLKRHWPKIKQDLLNGDYRPLPVRRKEIDKPDGGVRLLGIPTVLDRLIQQTIAQVLEQIWDPTFSEYSYGFRPGRSAHDAVLQAKGYLLDGYTHVVDMDLSKFFDRVNHDRLLSRLATRVRDKRVLKLIRRYLTAGTMIGGLVSPSIEGTPQGGLCKALHNPPYAKFAIMQSKSLNVQYFQHMH, from the coding sequence ATGAACATAAAGCCACAGCAGATGGAAATGTTTGTAGCGTCGCGGCTTGCCGAAAGTCTGGGAGGCAGAGAGCAGTTGTTGGAGTTGATTCTCGAACGACGTAATGTGCTCAGAGCAATGAACCAGGTGATTGCCAATAAAGGCGCCCCGGGCGTGGACGGCATGAAAACCAACCACTTGAAAGGGTACCTGAAAAGGCACTGGCCGAAGATCAAGCAGGACCTGCTAAATGGGGATTATCGTCCCTTACCGGTCAGAAGGAAGGAGATCGACAAACCGGATGGCGGTGTCCGCCTGCTTGGTATCCCCACGGTATTGGACCGCCTTATCCAACAGACGATAGCTCAGGTATTGGAGCAGATCTGGGACCCGACCTTTTCTGAGTACAGCTACGGATTCAGACCAGGACGATCAGCCCATGACGCTGTCCTACAAGCCAAAGGCTATCTGCTGGACGGGTACACCCACGTGGTTGACATGGATTTGTCCAAGTTTTTCGACCGAGTTAACCACGACCGGCTTTTAAGCCGGCTGGCCACCAGGGTCCGGGACAAACGGGTCTTGAAATTGATCCGCCGGTACCTTACGGCCGGAACGATGATCGGGGGGCTTGTCAGTCCCAGCATAGAAGGAACGCCCCAGGGTGGTTTATGCAAAGCTTTGCATAATCCGCCTTATGCGAAGTTCGCGATTATGCAAAGTAAATCGCTTAATGTACAATATTTCCAACACATGCACTGA
- a CDS encoding Txe/YoeB family addiction module toxin, whose product MKLIFSDNAWDDYIYWQKTDKKILRRINTLIKETKRSPFEGVGKPEPLKHALSGYWSRRINDEHRFVYKVSEDAIHIAQLRYHY is encoded by the coding sequence GTGAAGCTCATTTTCTCAGACAATGCCTGGGACGATTACATCTATTGGCAAAAAACTGACAAAAAAATTCTCCGCCGTATAAACACTCTGATAAAGGAAACAAAACGCTCTCCTTTTGAAGGTGTTGGCAAACCCGAACCTCTGAAACATGCGCTTTCCGGCTATTGGTCCAGGCGAATCAATGACGAGCACAGATTCGTTTATAAAGTTTCAGAAGATGCAATTCATATTGCACAACTGAGATATCACTACTGA